A genomic window from Zalophus californianus isolate mZalCal1 chromosome 13, mZalCal1.pri.v2, whole genome shotgun sequence includes:
- the CDK20 gene encoding cyclin-dependent kinase 20 isoform X4, translating to MDQYSILGRIGEGAHGIVFKAKHVETGEIVALKKVALRRLEDGIPNQALREIKALQEIEDNQHVVQLKAVFPHGAGFVLAFEFMLSDLAEVVRHAQRPLVQAQVKSYLQMLLKGVAFCHANNIVHRDLKPANLLISASGQLKIADFGLARVFSPDGSRLYTHQVATRWYRAPELLYGARQYDQGVDLWAVGCILGELLNGSPLFPGENDIEQLCCVLRILGTPSPQVWPEITELPDYNKISFKEQAPVPLEEVLPDASPQALDLLGQFLLYPPRQRISASQALLHQYFFTAPLPAHPSELPIPQRPGGPAPKAHPGPPHVHDFHVDRPLEESLLNPELIRPFIPEG from the exons ATGGACCAGTACAGCATCCTGGGCCGCATCGGGGAGGGCGCGCACGGTATCGTCTTTAAGGCCAAGCACGTGGAG ACTGGAGAGATCGTGGCGCTCAAGAAGGTGGCTCTGCGGCGGCTGGAGGATGGCATCCCCAACCAGGCCCTGCGGGAGATCAAGGCCCTGCAGGAGATCGAGGACAATCAGCAC GTGGTGCAGCTGAAGGCGGTGTTCCCACACGGTGCAGGCTTTGTACTGGCCTTCGAGTTTATGCTGTCAGATCTCGCTGAGGTGGTGCGCCACGCCCAGAGGCCACTGGTCCAGGCACAGGTCAAGAGCTACCTGCAGATGCTGCTCAAGGGTGTCGCATTCTGCCATGCCAACAACATCGTGCATCGG GACCTGAAACCGGCCAACCTGCTCATCAGTGCCTCAGGCCAGCTCAAGATAGCGGACTTTGGCCTGGCCCGGGTCTTTTCCCCAGATGGCAGCCGCCTCTACACACACCAGGTGGCCACCAG GTGGTACCGAGCCCCTGAGCTCCTGTATGGCGCCCGCCAATATGACCAGGGCGTGGACCTGTG GGCTGTGGGCTGCATCCTGGGGGAATTGCTGAACGGATCCCCTCTCTTTCCTGGGGAGAACGATATTGAACAGCTTTGCTGTGTGCTTCGAATCTTGGGCACCCCCAGTCCTCAAGTCTGGCCG GAGATCACGGAGCTGCCCGACTACAACAAGATTTCCTTCAAGGAGCAGGCGCCCGTGCCCCTGGAGGAGGTGCTGCCTGACGCGTCTCCTCAAGCCTTGGACCTGCTGGGGCAGTTCCTTCTCTACCCTCCACGCCAGCGCATCTCAGCCTCCCAG gccctcctgcACCAGTACTTCTTCACGGctcccctgcctgcccacccctCAGAGCTGCCGATTCCCCAGCGCCCAGGGGGACCTGCCCCCAAggcccacccagggcccccccacGTCCATGACTTCCATGTGGACCGGCCTCTCGAAGAGTCACTGTTGAACCCGGAGCTGATTCGGCCCTTCATCCCAGAGGGCTGA
- the CDK20 gene encoding cyclin-dependent kinase 20 isoform X5, translating into MDQYSILGRIGEGAHGIVFKAKHVETGEIVALKKVALRRLEDGIPNQALREIKALQEIEDNQHVVQLKAVFPHGAGFVLAFEFMLSDLAEVVRHAQRPLVQAQVKSYLQMLLKGVAFCHANNIVHRDLKPANLLISASGQLKIADFGLARVFSPDGSRLYTHQVATRAVGCILGELLNGSPLFPGENDIEQLCCVLRILGTPSPQVWPEITELPDYNKISFKEQAPVPLEEVLPDASPQALDLLGQFLLYPPRQRISASQALLHQYFFTAPLPAHPSELPIPQRPGGPAPKAHPGPPHVHDFHVDRPLEESLLNPELIRPFIPEG; encoded by the exons ATGGACCAGTACAGCATCCTGGGCCGCATCGGGGAGGGCGCGCACGGTATCGTCTTTAAGGCCAAGCACGTGGAG ACTGGAGAGATCGTGGCGCTCAAGAAGGTGGCTCTGCGGCGGCTGGAGGATGGCATCCCCAACCAGGCCCTGCGGGAGATCAAGGCCCTGCAGGAGATCGAGGACAATCAGCAC GTGGTGCAGCTGAAGGCGGTGTTCCCACACGGTGCAGGCTTTGTACTGGCCTTCGAGTTTATGCTGTCAGATCTCGCTGAGGTGGTGCGCCACGCCCAGAGGCCACTGGTCCAGGCACAGGTCAAGAGCTACCTGCAGATGCTGCTCAAGGGTGTCGCATTCTGCCATGCCAACAACATCGTGCATCGG GACCTGAAACCGGCCAACCTGCTCATCAGTGCCTCAGGCCAGCTCAAGATAGCGGACTTTGGCCTGGCCCGGGTCTTTTCCCCAGATGGCAGCCGCCTCTACACACACCAGGTGGCCACCAG GGCTGTGGGCTGCATCCTGGGGGAATTGCTGAACGGATCCCCTCTCTTTCCTGGGGAGAACGATATTGAACAGCTTTGCTGTGTGCTTCGAATCTTGGGCACCCCCAGTCCTCAAGTCTGGCCG GAGATCACGGAGCTGCCCGACTACAACAAGATTTCCTTCAAGGAGCAGGCGCCCGTGCCCCTGGAGGAGGTGCTGCCTGACGCGTCTCCTCAAGCCTTGGACCTGCTGGGGCAGTTCCTTCTCTACCCTCCACGCCAGCGCATCTCAGCCTCCCAG gccctcctgcACCAGTACTTCTTCACGGctcccctgcctgcccacccctCAGAGCTGCCGATTCCCCAGCGCCCAGGGGGACCTGCCCCCAAggcccacccagggcccccccacGTCCATGACTTCCATGTGGACCGGCCTCTCGAAGAGTCACTGTTGAACCCGGAGCTGATTCGGCCCTTCATCCCAGAGGGCTGA